The Sinorhizobium alkalisoli genomic interval CGGTTGACGATTCCGGTCAGGCCGTCCGTCTCCGCCAGGTTCTTCAACTGCTCGGCCGACACCCGAAGCGCGATTTCGGACTGCTTCGTCGCGGTGATGTCGGAGACGACCACCATCGCGCTGCCGTCCGCCGCAAGCCTCGTGCGAATGCTGAGCCAGTCTCCATTCTGGAGTTGAACCTCTTCATCCTTGTTCTGGTGCAAAGCGGCGCTGAGCGACTTGATCCACTCTTCCACCGCCTCATAGTCGACTCCGGAACGCTCACGCGTTTCGGCGACGCGTCGCAGAATTTCGCTGATATGGGCGCCGATTACCCGGGCGCCTCCGGAGAGCGGGAAAGCCCTGCGATACTGCTCGTTGCAGAAGAGCAGGTAGCCTTCCCTGTCGAACATCGCAAACCCATCCGACATTCCCGCGATCGCATGGGAAAGCAGATCCTTGTTTTCCCGCAGTTCCCGCTCCAGAGCAACCCGTTCCGTAACGTCCCGCGTAACGCCTGCAAGGCCGATCACGCGGCCCTCCATATCCCTGAGCGGGACCTTGGAGGCGAGAAGATCTCTGCCTTCGATGTGCTCGACGGAGTCGATCAGAGGCACGCCCGTGCGCATGACCTCCTGCTCGCTGTGATAGAGCTCTTCTGCCAGCCGCAGCGGCTGGAGATTAAAATCCGACAGGCCGACCATCTCCGCTGTCGTCCTGTAGCGGTAGAGCCGGATCATGTTTTCGTTGACGGTGATGAAGCGGCTGTCCCTGTCCTTGACATAGAGATAATCGGGCGATTGCGAAAATGCGGTCTCGAGCATCCGGCGCTCGAGGTCCAGCTGACGTGTTTTCAGGATGACGACGCCGCAGATCAGCGTCGCCGTCACATTCATCGCCGTCATGGGCAGGCCGATTGCGGCGAGCGTGCGAGCATTCGAAAGAGTGGGCAACAGCGCCATCGTTAGGACAAGCACGCTGCCGACGGCGGCGGCGAGCATGACGACGTGCATGAAGGTCGGCGGCTTCTTCTTCATGCAGAGATTGGCGAGGAGGCCGACCGCCGCAAGAGCGGCCATGACCAGTATACCCTCTGAGGCAGCTGCTCCGCCGAGCACGAGACGAACGGCGACCGCCAGTGTCAAGGCGATCGCGGCAGAGAGCGCCCCGCCAAACATCCCGGCAAGCACGAGCGGTGCGAAACGCAGGTCGATATAGATGCCCGGCGCGAACTCGATGGCGAGCAGAATGGAGCCGATGGAGGCGCCGCCTGCGATGGCCCCGAGCACGGCGTTTTCACGATCGGCCAGCCGCGAGCGGAACCAGATCGACAGATGCGCCCAAAGAGAAATTGCCAAGCTTACGAAAGCAAGATTGCCTACAAATTGCCCCCACATGCCATTCATCACGCTGCATCGGCCTTCCAAAAGATTCTCAAGGCCACCAATACGCGAAAACTCCTTTGAGCTTTCTTAAGGCGAGTCTGACATTGCGCACAGTTTTCTTTCGCAGCCGAGCCGGTTTCGCCCGCTGCCGCTTGAAAACTCGGAGCGAATCGCCACGTGTTGGGTTGAAGCGGCACATCTATCGCTTAAGTTGAACAGTGGAGGACTATCCTTGGGCGGCCTGGATATCGCGGTCATTGCTTTCGTCGTCTTCGTCCTTCTGGTGCTCCTCACCGGGGTCAAGACCGTACCGCAAGGCTATCTCTACACCGTCGAGCGCTTCGGCAGATACATAAGGACCATCGAACCGGGGCTGAACATCATCGTGCCCGTCTTCGACCGCATCGGCGCGAAAATGAACGTGATGGAGCAGGTTCTCGACGTGCCCACCCAGGAGGTGATCACCAAGGATAATGCCAGCGTTTCGGCTGACGCAGTCGCCTTTTATCAGGTCCTGAACGCCGCCCAGGCCGCCTACCAGGTCGCCAATCTCGAGAACGCCCTCCTTAACCTGACCATGACCAACATTCGATCGGTTATGGGGTCGATGGATCTCGACGAATTGCTCTCCAACCGCGATACGATCAACGATCGCCTCTTGCGCGTCGTCGACGAGGCGGCCAATCCCTGGGGCATCAAGATCACCCGTGTCGAGATCAAGGACATCGCACCGCCGACGGACCTCGTCGAGGCCATGGCCCGGCAGATGAAGGCGGAGCGTGAGAAGCGCGCACAGGTGCTGGAGGCCGAAGGCGCAAGGAACGCCCAGATTCTCCGCGCCGAAGGCGCCAAGCAGTCGGCCATCCTCCAGGCCGAGGGGCAGCGGGAAGCCGCCTATCGCGAAGCGGAAGCGCGCGAACGCCTGGCAGAGGCTGAAGCCAAGGCGACCCGAATGGTCTCCGAAGCGATTGCTGCAGGCGACGTCCAGGCGATCAACTACTTCGTGGCGCAGAAATATACCGAGGCCCTGGCGTCGATAGGTACCGCAAATAACCAGAAGATCGTCCTGATGCCGATGGAAGCAGCCTCGCTGATCGGTTCGCTTGGCGGCATCGGCGCAATTGCCCGAGAGGTCTTCGCCGAGGGCCAGCCAGCCGCGCGTTCGCGTGCCTCCACGCCGCGCAGCGGTCCGGCCTCCGGTCCGCTCGAGACGCCGTGAGGTCCGCTCCATGGTCGCCCGCCTCGTTCTCGAACTCGGTCCCTGGAGCTGGTGGGTTCTGGGCCTCGTGCTGCTGGCGGCGGAAGTGCTCGTTCCCGGCGTATTCCTGGTGTGGATCGGGCTTGCGGCGCTCATCATTGGCGTTCTGTCCCTGCTCCTGTGGGACGCGGCATTCTGGCTCTGGCAGGTCCAGCTCACCGCGTTCGCCCTGCTCTCCATGATCGCGGTCCTGATTGGGCGCCGCATCGTCGCCACCTCCGAGGAGAGCGACGAGCCGCTGCTCAACAAGCGTGCCGAAAGCCTGGTCGGCCGCACCGCGGTGCTCGAACAGCCAATCGCCGAGGGCCATGGGCGCGTGCGCCTTGACGATACGACCTGGGCGGTCGAGGGACCCGATCTTCCCGCGGGCACACGCGTGCGCATCGTCGCCAGCGCCGGAAGGCACCTGACGGTTGAGCGTGCCTGATGGGGGTTGAAAGACTTGCGGCGCTGTTTGGCTGATGCGCTCAACGGAAACCATTGATTAACCACGCCGCTTTACGATTGTGAAAGAATTGCAATCGGACATGCGGACAAGCGATCGATGGCGCCCATTACCTCACGCTCTCAATTGGCGGGCGCCATGCGGGTGACAATGCCAGCGTGGCTGTTGGCCGGCTGGACCGCTTTCGCTCCGACACCCGCTTTGGCGCAGAGTCTCGCACCCCTTGGGAACGACAGCGTCGCCACCAGCCTGACCGGCACGAGCCCGGCCATTAGTGATCCGCAGACGACCGGCGCCGTTGCCGGTGCGGATCTCTCGCCGGCGCTCGACGAGGATCTCAACCGCCTCAACCGACGCGAAGATACCATCGACGGGCTGCGCGCCCGCCCCGATCCCTATGGCGACGAGGCGGCGGGTATCCGGATCGGCACCTTCGTCCTGAAGCCTGCGCTCAGCGAAAGCTTCAATCATGAGCGGCAGGAGACCGGCGGCGACAGCCAGAGCCGGAGCTTCCTCGAGACCAGCCTCGAAGGGTCGTTCACCTCGGATTGGTCGCGCCATCAGTTGAGCGTGACCGGCGAAGGCGTGCTGCAGCACAATGTTTCGGGCGAGGGTGAAGAAGAACCACGTGCCGACATCGATGCGGAACTGCGGCTCGACTTGAGCGAGGACACCATAGCCAGGCTCCGGGCAGGCTACAGCTTCGAGCGCGAAGACGCCAGCGATCCGAACGCGATCGCCAATGCAGAGACCCAATCCGGCGTAAACAGTTACAGACTCGGCGCGGCGGCGGAGCGCGACTTCGGCATGATCCGGGGCGCGATCGGCATTGATTTCGAACGCCGCACCTATGGCGATGTCGAGCTCGACGATGGGACCACGGTGTCACAGGAGGACAGGGGCCGCAACATCGGTACGCTTACCGCACGCATCGGCTTAGAGCTCTCCCCGGCGCTCATCCCCTTCCTCGAAGGCTCCGTCGGAAAATCGGTCTATGATCTCAGGCAGGATACGCTCGGCTTCGAACGCTCCTATCAGAGCTATGCCGGCCGTGCCGGCGTGGAGGTCGATCTCGGCGAGAAGCTCAACGGTGAGCTCGCGGCCGGCTACGAGGCCCACCGTTTCGACGATGCACGGCTCGGCGATCTCCGCGGGCTATCGGTCGACGGGCGTATCAACTGGTCGCCGCAACGCGGCACCGATGTCCTGTTCGGCTTCCTGACGTATCTTGACCCGTCCACCACAGCCGGCGAGGCGGGATCGATCAATTATCAGCTGACGAACGTGGTCACGCATCAGATGAGGTCGGATATCGCCGCCAGGCTCTCCAACAGCGTGACGCTGCGCAATTTCCCTTCGGGTGCTGCCGGCTCTGACGAGACAACCTGGCGCACGGGCGCCGGGCTGACCTATGACATGAGCCGCTACCTCGCGCTCACCGGAGATGTGAGCTACGAGCGCACGAACAGAGACAGCGGGACTTCGAGCGAAACAGCGCGCGTGGGTGTTGGACTCACGCTGCGACGCTGATTGCCAGTAAACGCGAACGGCCACGCCCCAACATGGGGCCGGAATTCGCACCCAACTTGGATCACTTGAGCCTTTCCAGCAATCCCTTGAGCGGTCCCTCGACCACCGGACGGATGTCGGCGCGCTCCAGCGCAAAGGCGACGTTGGCGAGGATGAAGCCGTCCTTGGCGCCGCAATCGAAGGTCTCGCCGCGGAAGTGATAGGCTGCAAAGGGCTGCGTCTCGGAAAGCTTCACCATACCGTCGGTCAGTTGGATCTCGTTGCCGGCACCGCGCTCCTGGAGTTCCAGGATGGGGAAGATTTCCGGCTGCAGGATGTAGCGGCCGTTGATGAAGTAGTTCGAAGGCGCCGTGCCCGGTGCGGGCTTCTCGACCATTCTGGTGATACTGAAGCCGTCGCCGACCGGCTCGCCGACGCCGACGATGCCGTATTTGTGCGCCTGGTCGGGCGCGCATTCCTCGACGGCGACGACATTGCCGTTGCTCTCTTCGTAAAGCTCGACCATGCCCTTGAGGCAGCCCTTCTCTCCCTTCATGATCATGTCGGGAAGAAGCAGGGCGAAAGGTTCGTTGCCAACGAGATCGCGCGCGCACCAGACCGCGTGCCCCAGGCCGAGCGGTGCCTGCTGGCGTGTGAAGCTCGTGGTGCCGGCCTTCGGCAGCATGGCTTCGAGAAGCTCGATTTCTGCCTTCCTGTTGCGTTCCCGCAATGTCTGATCGAGTTCGACCTGGATGTCGAAATAGTCCTCGATGACCGCCTTGCTGCGGCCCGTCACGAAGATCAGATGCTCGATGCCCGCTTCGAGCGCCTCGTCGACGACATATTGGATGACCGGCTTGTCCACCACCGTCAGCATTTCCTTCGGCACGGCCTTGGTGGCGGGAAGGAAGCGCGTCCCCAGTCCCGCGACGGGGAAGACGGCTTTGCGGACTTTACGCTTTTCGGTCATGGAAACCTCCTTGCAGTGGCAATGGTTCTCTTCTACAGCGCCGCCGTCGTTTCAGACGTGTCGCTGCGGCATTCTGATTGCTGCTTGTCTCCTAAATCGAGGCTTTAGGGAGACACGCAGCCGCCTGAACCAGGCAATCCAACTGGAACAGGCCTGCGCCGACCAAGGGCGTGAGTTCCTGTAACGATTTGAATCTCTGCACGCTTTCCATAATCGACTCCGATTGACGAAAACTTGCCGAGACGCGGTTTGCCGACTTTCCATCGTGGAAGACGACTCGCCACATTCATGGTAAAGACTTTGTTGACCTCGTTTCTGTAGGCTTCTCCACTGAACCGTCGCGGCTGATGCCGTACGGCCTCAAGTAGGACCCGACATTCGCAATCCGGAGTAATCGGTCCGGCATGAACACCGGCTGAACGCTCCGCCGAGAAACGGAACCGACAGCAAAATGATCACAAACCGCAGGACGTTCTTCCGGCATATAGCCGCCGCTCTCGTCATCGCCGCCGCGTCTGGTGCCTCGCCTGCGCGCGCAGACGCGGGTTTTCGAAACTGGATCAATGACTTCTACGCGACCGCGGCCAAGAACGGCATCTCCAGGGAGACTTACCGCCAAGCCTTTGCCGGCGTAACGACGCCCGACCCCACGGTCATCGAGAAAGCCAACCACCAACCCGAGTTCAAGCACAAGATTTGGGAATATATCGACTCGCGAGTCAATCCGTATACCAAGCGCATCGGCCAGGAAATGGCGGCCAGGCATGCGCGGACGCTCGCTGCCATCGAGCGGCATTTCGGCGTCGACGGATCGGTGCTTTTGGCGATCTGGTCTATGGAATCGAATTACGGCGCCATCCTCGAGAAAGACGACCGGCTGCACTACGTGCCGCGCGCGCTGGCGACCCTTGCCTATGCCGACTCGAAGCGGGCGAAATTTGCTCGCACGCAGCTCATCGCAGCCTTGAAGATCCTGCAGAGCGGCGATGTGGCGCCGCGTGACCTCACCGGTTCCTGGGCCGGTGCGATGGGCCATACACAATTCATTCCGACGAGTTACCTGCTCTACGCCGTCGACGCCGATGGCAACGGTCATCGCGACATCTGGAACTCGGTTCCGGACGCACTGGCAACCGCAGCCAATCTTCTGAAAAAGAACGGCTGGCGGACTGGCGAGACCTGGGGCTACGAAGTGGTGCCGCCGGTCAATGCCGCGAAATATTCGGGCCAGACGAAGACGATCGGACAGTGGGCGGCGCTCGGCTTCGTTCGGCCGGGGGGCAAGGGCTTCCGCAATCCCGGCATGCGGGCCGAACTCAAGCTGCCGAGCGGCGGCAATGGTCCCGGCTTCCTGATGACGAGGAATTTCTTCGTCATCAAACGCTACAACGCTTCGGACTCTTATGCGCTCGGCGTCGGCCTGCTCGCCGACCAGATTGCCGGCTATTCCGGCATGCACCAGCGCTGGCCGCGCCCGGACGGCTCCCTCGATATTAGCGAGAAGTTCGAGCTCCAGAGCCGCCTCAAGGAGCTTGGCTACTACAGCGGCGAGGTGGACGGCAATTTCGGCTCCGGATCGCGGGCCGCGATCCAGGCGTTCCAGGCGCAAAATGGTCTGACACCGGACGGTGAGCCGAACCAGCATCTCCTGCGCGCGCTGCGAAAGTGAGTGGAACGACCCAGCTTACATTGCGGCGATTTGCGGCTCGACGGTCCCAAATTGCCGCGATCCGGCGTATGATGAGGGCCATGTTTACAGAGAGAACCGGCGGCAAGGGAAAGATCTTGCATTCGCTCCGTTTCGCAGCCGTGCTCGCGGCGGCGGCGGCGATGCTCGTTGCCGGCTTTTTTGCCACCATGGCCGCGGCACAGGAGCCGGTTCCGCGGCGCAACCTGCTGCAGCGCATTTTCGGTCTGGGCCAGCGACCGATCTATTATGACGACCGATACGCGTACCCTGAGGCACCGAGGCCGCGGCGAATCCAGAAACGCAAGGCACAGCCCACAGGCGTCCAGCAACGGCGCCAGCAGAGCGCCAGGCCGCGCATCGCCGAGACGCCGCCGCCTGCCCCGGTCGTCGACAAATCGCCGGATGCGAAGAAGGTCCTGGTCGTCGGCGACTTCGTTGCCGCGAGCCTCGGCGACGGCCTTAAGGTCGCCTTCGAGGAGACGGCGAACATAGCCATCGAAACGCGCGCCAGCGGTTCCTCGGGCCTCGTGCGCGACGATTATTTCGGCTGGCCGGAAGTTTTGCCCGGTTACGTGGCAGAACTCAGTCCCGCTGCGGTCGTCATCAGCATCGGCGCCAACGACCGCCAGACGATGCGCGTCGGCGACAGCAAGGAAAAGTTCCGGACCGATCGCTGGACCGAAGAATATCGCAGGCGCGTCGGCACGATGGCGGCGATCGCACGGAAGGACAATCTGCCGGTCTTCTGGGTCGGCATGCCGCCCTTCCAATCCAGCGCGATGACCGCCGACATGGTGACCTTCAATGGCATCTATCGCGAGGAGGCCGAAAAGGCGGGCGGCCATTTCATCG includes:
- a CDS encoding NfeD family protein, with the protein product MVARLVLELGPWSWWVLGLVLLAAEVLVPGVFLVWIGLAALIIGVLSLLLWDAAFWLWQVQLTAFALLSMIAVLIGRRIVATSEESDEPLLNKRAESLVGRTAVLEQPIAEGHGRVRLDDTTWAVEGPDLPAGTRVRIVASAGRHLTVERA
- a CDS encoding SGNH/GDSL hydrolase family protein, whose translation is MFTERTGGKGKILHSLRFAAVLAAAAAMLVAGFFATMAAAQEPVPRRNLLQRIFGLGQRPIYYDDRYAYPEAPRPRRIQKRKAQPTGVQQRRQQSARPRIAETPPPAPVVDKSPDAKKVLVVGDFVAASLGDGLKVAFEETANIAIETRASGSSGLVRDDYFGWPEVLPGYVAELSPAAVVISIGANDRQTMRVGDSKEKFRTDRWTEEYRRRVGTMAAIARKDNLPVFWVGMPPFQSSAMTADMVTFNGIYREEAEKAGGHFIDIWDGFVDEQGKFVLTGSDINGQQVRLRGSDGINLTKAGKRKLAFYVEKEIRKLLGGMTSGSDIPGAEGLKDLGVTTPLASEDIVRTQPISLTDPALDGATALLGAGDPPKGNGKSARDLLVEKGEVVAAPPGRVDDFRLAKPETVISKPLMRN
- a CDS encoding diguanylate cyclase, with translation MNGMWGQFVGNLAFVSLAISLWAHLSIWFRSRLADRENAVLGAIAGGASIGSILLAIEFAPGIYIDLRFAPLVLAGMFGGALSAAIALTLAVAVRLVLGGAAASEGILVMAALAAVGLLANLCMKKKPPTFMHVVMLAAAVGSVLVLTMALLPTLSNARTLAAIGLPMTAMNVTATLICGVVILKTRQLDLERRMLETAFSQSPDYLYVKDRDSRFITVNENMIRLYRYRTTAEMVGLSDFNLQPLRLAEELYHSEQEVMRTGVPLIDSVEHIEGRDLLASKVPLRDMEGRVIGLAGVTRDVTERVALERELRENKDLLSHAIAGMSDGFAMFDREGYLLFCNEQYRRAFPLSGGARVIGAHISEILRRVAETRERSGVDYEAVEEWIKSLSAALHQNKDEEVQLQNGDWLSIRTRLAADGSAMVVVSDITATKQSEIALRVSAEQLKNLAETDGLTGIVNRRAFDEAFEREAAKCARNDASLSLLMIDIDRFKAYNDTYGHPAGDQCLRQVSNCLLKSAKRPADIVARYGGEEFVVLLPDTNEKGAITVAEQFAELLEGENIVHSQSEFRKVTASIGIAVASGPVLQTQPDLLLSEADAALYDAKVQGRNRVLIRSIADDPAAMKKVG
- a CDS encoding outer membrane beta-barrel protein, yielding MAPITSRSQLAGAMRVTMPAWLLAGWTAFAPTPALAQSLAPLGNDSVATSLTGTSPAISDPQTTGAVAGADLSPALDEDLNRLNRREDTIDGLRARPDPYGDEAAGIRIGTFVLKPALSESFNHERQETGGDSQSRSFLETSLEGSFTSDWSRHQLSVTGEGVLQHNVSGEGEEEPRADIDAELRLDLSEDTIARLRAGYSFEREDASDPNAIANAETQSGVNSYRLGAAAERDFGMIRGAIGIDFERRTYGDVELDDGTTVSQEDRGRNIGTLTARIGLELSPALIPFLEGSVGKSVYDLRQDTLGFERSYQSYAGRAGVEVDLGEKLNGELAAGYEAHRFDDARLGDLRGLSVDGRINWSPQRGTDVLFGFLTYLDPSTTAGEAGSINYQLTNVVTHQMRSDIAARLSNSVTLRNFPSGAAGSDETTWRTGAGLTYDMSRYLALTGDVSYERTNRDSGTSSETARVGVGLTLRR
- a CDS encoding lytic murein transglycosylase; the protein is MITNRRTFFRHIAAALVIAAASGASPARADAGFRNWINDFYATAAKNGISRETYRQAFAGVTTPDPTVIEKANHQPEFKHKIWEYIDSRVNPYTKRIGQEMAARHARTLAAIERHFGVDGSVLLAIWSMESNYGAILEKDDRLHYVPRALATLAYADSKRAKFARTQLIAALKILQSGDVAPRDLTGSWAGAMGHTQFIPTSYLLYAVDADGNGHRDIWNSVPDALATAANLLKKNGWRTGETWGYEVVPPVNAAKYSGQTKTIGQWAALGFVRPGGKGFRNPGMRAELKLPSGGNGPGFLMTRNFFVIKRYNASDSYALGVGLLADQIAGYSGMHQRWPRPDGSLDISEKFELQSRLKELGYYSGEVDGNFGSGSRAAIQAFQAQNGLTPDGEPNQHLLRALRK
- a CDS encoding SPFH domain-containing protein, yielding MGGLDIAVIAFVVFVLLVLLTGVKTVPQGYLYTVERFGRYIRTIEPGLNIIVPVFDRIGAKMNVMEQVLDVPTQEVITKDNASVSADAVAFYQVLNAAQAAYQVANLENALLNLTMTNIRSVMGSMDLDELLSNRDTINDRLLRVVDEAANPWGIKITRVEIKDIAPPTDLVEAMARQMKAEREKRAQVLEAEGARNAQILRAEGAKQSAILQAEGQREAAYREAEARERLAEAEAKATRMVSEAIAAGDVQAINYFVAQKYTEALASIGTANNQKIVLMPMEAASLIGSLGGIGAIAREVFAEGQPAARSRASTPRSGPASGPLETP
- the galU gene encoding UTP--glucose-1-phosphate uridylyltransferase GalU, with protein sequence MTEKRKVRKAVFPVAGLGTRFLPATKAVPKEMLTVVDKPVIQYVVDEALEAGIEHLIFVTGRSKAVIEDYFDIQVELDQTLRERNRKAEIELLEAMLPKAGTTSFTRQQAPLGLGHAVWCARDLVGNEPFALLLPDMIMKGEKGCLKGMVELYEESNGNVVAVEECAPDQAHKYGIVGVGEPVGDGFSITRMVEKPAPGTAPSNYFINGRYILQPEIFPILELQERGAGNEIQLTDGMVKLSETQPFAAYHFRGETFDCGAKDGFILANVAFALERADIRPVVEGPLKGLLERLK